GTTTGGCTTTATTTTGACTTCAGAATAACTTCTCCTCTCTATTTTcactaatatatttattttttagttttttttctctcttcaaAATCTTCTCAATCGGTGGTGTTAGCCATAGCCAAAAGCTCATCCTCTCTGAATCGCTGGGATCGACAGAGAACTGTcttgaaaactttaaatcaGACCGTTCGTAGAAACTACACAGAAGCAGCATCTCAAGGAGAAATAAAATCATTAGACTACTAATGTTTGATGCTCTTCTTTTGATCACCTCTGTTTAGTTTATGATCAGACTCATCGTTGTTCTGCCTAATTTTTATCAGATGCAGATTGGTGATTCATGTTTGGTATGTATGCTCCTCTGTTTTCACCAGATTCTTTTATGCTCATCTGATTATTTTTCTGCGGAATTAAccagattgtttttttttattcttgtgttctgattcGTTGCTGTTTCTTTCATCTGTTACTTGACATCCAAGAATATTCTTTCTCAATTAACCAGATTTGTTTTGTGTCttccttgtctttttttttttatcttcttggCTCTGTTTCTTAATTACttctaaattgtatttttttcctGGACACAACACTGACTTGGTTTTGTTTTCTGTAGAATGGTTTCGCTAATCAATGATTCttgttcttttttcttcttgcaGTGTTGAGTTTTAAACCGACAGAACTATTGTCATAGATATATACAGCAAAAAATGGATGTTAACGAAGTTGAAGAAAGTTTCTTTGCCCCTGGTGATGCCAAGGTATCTGAAtcagactctttttttttttcttcttcccagtaagtttattgatattttttttttcttgagatCTCTCACTAAGACATTACAAGATTCATTATTTCTGTATCTTCTTGCATTGTTTCAGTCTGTGCCTTTTTGGTTCTTGATGTGTTTGATTGATCCTTTTTATGTACAAAAAGAACCGtggttttgtatattttataataactgTAGTATAATTTATCTTTTGACTGTAAGTGTTTAAGGAGTGGCTAACAGATTCTTGTTTCAGCTACATGGAGAAATGTGCAACGCCCTTTCAGTGATCTACTGCAAGATCATGTCTGTTTTCCCCTCTCTCGAAGCTGCTCGGCCGAGAAGCAAATCTGGAATACAAGCTTTGTGTTCACTTCACGTGGTTTTAGAAAAAGTGAAGAACATTCTACGCCATTGCACTGAATCTAGTAAACTATACTtggtaaattttattttctttctatgTTTTATTAAGCTCTTCTTGTGGAGACTCTCTCTCTAACCAACCAGCTCCTTTGACATGTAGGCTATAACAGGAGATTCAgtagttttgaaatttgaaaaggCGAAAACTTCTCTTATAGATAGCCTTAGGCGTGTTGAAGATATAGTCCAACAGTCCATTGGCTCTCAGGTAGTTTTCTCTGTGGTACTCTTGTTTTGTCTTCTCTTAAATATTAGAGACAAATCACCCACATCGGAAGTTGGAagagattttaaataatatataagagatatggACCAATCTACTTATCACCGATTGATTTTAGTTGAAAGCCCATCTACCTTAATATAGTATTAGAGTTCAGTGCTTTTATTCACATCTTACTTTTGCAGATTTTGGAGATTATAATGGAACTAGAGAACACTCAGTTCTCCCTCGATCCATCAGAGAAGGAAGTTGGCGATCAAATCATTGGACTGCTGCAACAGGGAGGCAACTTCGAGAGCTCATCTGACAACAACGAGCTAGAAATTTTCCATCAAGCTGCTACTAGACTAGGCATCACATCTTCAAGAGCAGCTCTAAGTGAGCGAAGATGCCTCAAGAAACTCATCGAGAGGGCAAGAATGGAAGACGACAAGAGGAAAGAATCAATAGTAGCGTACCTCTTACATCTCATGAGAAAGTACTCAAAGCTATTCAGAAGCGAGATTTGGGATGACAATGATTCACAAGGTAGCAACTCATTGCCTTGTTCACCGACCATTCAAGGCTCTCTAGACGATCCTCCAGGCCGTGCTTTCGACAGACAGCTGTCTAAACTAAGTTCCTTCAACTTCAAATCTTGCAATAACAATAGAAGATCTGTGCAGATGTCTGTTCCTCCAGATGAGTTAAGGTGTCCCATCTCATTGCAGCTTATGTATGATCCTGTTATCATTGCCTCTGGACAAACGTATGAGAGGTTATGTATTGAGAAATGGTTTAGCGATGGACACAACACGTGTCCCAAGACTCAGCAGGAGCTTTCTCATCTCTGCTTGACTCCTAACTATTGCGTCAAGGCTCTGATATCGAGTTGGTGTGAGCAGAACGGTGTTCAGGTCCCTGATGGACCTCCTGAGTCTCTAGACCTTAACTACTGGAGGCTGGCGTTGTCTGTGTCCGAGTCAGGGAAGAGTGTTGGTTCTTGTAAGTTTAAGGATGTCAAGGTGGTTCCTCTGGAAGAGAGTGGAACTATTAAAGAGGAATCATCGTGTGAGTTAGAATACCAGGAAGCTGAAGTTACTCTTGTTGAGCGGTGTACTGATCTGTTGACCACTTTGAGTGGAGTGGATACTTTGAGGAAGAAGTGTAGAGTTGTTGAGCAGATGAGAGTGTTGCTAAAGGATGATGAGGAGGCTAGGATTCTCATGGGGGAGAATG
The sequence above is drawn from the Brassica napus cultivar Da-Ae chromosome A8, Da-Ae, whole genome shotgun sequence genome and encodes:
- the LOC106361707 gene encoding U-box domain-containing protein 45 — protein: MDVNEVEESFFAPGDAKLHGEMCNALSVIYCKIMSVFPSLEAARPRSKSGIQALCSLHVVLEKVKNILRHCTESSKLYLAITGDSVVLKFEKAKTSLIDSLRRVEDIVQQSIGSQILEIIMELENTQFSLDPSEKEVGDQIIGLLQQGGNFESSSDNNELEIFHQAATRLGITSSRAALSERRCLKKLIERARMEDDKRKESIVAYLLHLMRKYSKLFRSEIWDDNDSQGSNSLPCSPTIQGSLDDPPGRAFDRQLSKLSSFNFKSCNNNRRSVQMSVPPDELRCPISLQLMYDPVIIASGQTYERLCIEKWFSDGHNTCPKTQQELSHLCLTPNYCVKALISSWCEQNGVQVPDGPPESLDLNYWRLALSVSESGKSVGSCKFKDVKVVPLEESGTIKEESSCELEYQEAEVTLVERCTDLLTTLSGVDTLRKKCRVVEQMRVLLKDDEEARILMGENGCVEALLQFLGAALSEKNDSAQKVGAMALFNLAVDNNRNKELMLVSGIIPLLEEMLCNPHSHGSVTALYLNLSCLEDAKPVIGSSLAVPFMVNLLWTETETQCKVDALHALFHLSTYPPNIPCLLSADIVNALQSLTVSDDQRWTEKSLAVLLNLVLNEAGKEEMVSVPGLVSNLATILDTGEANEQEQAVSLLLILCKYSEMCSQMVLQEGVIPSLVSISVNGTQRGRERAQKLLTLFRELRQRDQTHHITTEQHVEVVCPEEGGFSVAAAAVTESKPQCKSASRKKMGRAFSFLWKSKSFSVYQC